GAGATCGATCTGCAGCATCTAAACACCATACGCGGACGCATGCCGGTAGCCGGGCATCGCCGCTTTGTGCCGCTGGACGATATCGTCCGGGCCTCCACGGAGTGAATTTATGAGTAATCTGCTGACCCAGGTTGAGAGCCGTCTGCTGCTGCCGTCCGAACTGAGCCCCGACAGCCTTGCCAGTGTACTGGGGCAATTGGTATCCGCGCCCGGTGTGGACGCAGCGGACCTGTATTTTCAGCACCAGGTCAGCGAATCCTGGGTATTGGAAGACGGTATCGTCAAGGACGGCAGCTTCAACGTCGACCAGGGTGTCGGCGTGCGCGCTCAATCCGGCGAGAAAACCGGCTTTGCCTACAGTAACGATCTGCGTCTGGCTGCACTGACCCAGGCCGCTGGCGCGGCGCGGTCTATCGCTCGCAGCGGTCAGAGCGGTGCCGTCCAGGCCTGGCAGCGCAGTGATAACCGCGCTCTCTACGCCGTGGAAAACCCACTGGATGTCATGCCGCAGGCTGACAAGGTGACCTTGTTGCAACGTCTGGATGCCTATACCCGCAGTCTGGACCCGCGCATCACCCAGGTTTCCGTCAGCCTGGGCGGCGTGCACGATACGGTATTGGTGGCGGCCAGCGATGGTACCTGGGCAGGCGATATCCGTCCGCTGGTGCGTCTGAATATCAGTGTCATCATTGAACATAACGGCCGCCGTGAAAGGGGCAGTTTCGGTGGCGGTGGACGCACCGACTACCGCTTCTTCGAGGCCGAAGAGCGCGGTATGGCGTATGCCCGCGAAGCGGTGCGTCAGGCTACGGTGAACCTGGATGCCATCGCGGCTCCCGCTGGCAGCATGCCGGTGGTCATGGGCCCGGGTTGGTCGGGTGTGCTGTTGCACGAGGCGGTGGGCCACGGTCTGGAAGGTGACTTCAACCGCAAGGGCAGTTCGGCTTACAGTGGCCGGGTTGGCGAGAAGGTCGCTTCCAGTCTGTGTACTATCGTGGATGACGGCACCTTGCCGGGGCGTCGAGGTTCCTTGAATGTCGATGACGAGGGTAACCGCACCAATTGCACCACGCTGATCGAGAACGGCATTCTCAAGGGCTATATTCAGGACAAGCTGAATGCCCGTTTGATGGGGGTTGCGCCTACCGGTAACGGGCGCCGCGAGTCCTACGCCCACCTGCCCATGCCGCGCATGACCAATACCTATATGCTGGCCGGTGAGAGCGACCCGGAAGAGATCATCCGGTCGGTGAAGAAGGGTATCTATTGCGCCAGTCTCGGTGGTGGTCAGGTGGATATCACCAGTGGCAAGTTCGTGTTTTCGACCAGCGAAGCCTATCTCATTGAAGACGGCAAGATCACGGCCCCGGTGAAAGGCGCAACGTTGATAGGAAACGGCCCGGAGGTGATGAACCTCGTCTCCATGGTCGGCCACGATCTCGAGCTGGACAGCGGTGTAGGTACCTGCGGCAAGGACGGTCAGTCAGTCCCGGTAGGTGTGGGTCAGCCGACGCTGAAAATCGATCAGATCACGGTCGGTGGCACAGGCGCTTAACGGCCCCTTCCAGTCACATACAAGGTCAACGATGGTGCAAGCCAGCCGGCCCAGCCCGACCGTTTGATGACAGGGATGTCATCAACGAGCCTACAGGGATGTATTTACGGCGTGTCGGGATGGGCCGGCTGGCTTGCGCCATATACGCAGGACATGCAGCGGCGATCCGTGCAGGGCCGCACAGTCCGACAGGGCTTCGCCGACACGCCGTAAATACATCCCTGTAGGCTCGCGGTCGCCATCCTTGGCGACCGACGGTCGGCTCAGCCGTGTCGGACTGCGCCGCCTGAGAGTTCGATATTTTCGGATAGTATTTGAAGGCGAAGATCAAACCCCTTCAAATCGCCCAGCCAACCGATTCTTGGTTACCTGATCCGCCGGAAACACCTTGCCGCTCATCGCAATATAAATTCCCGGCTGGCACAGGTTCAGAGCGCCGACTGCCAACCCCAGATTGAACAGGGCATCCGAATCACGGAAGCGGGCTGGCTGCATCGCCCCGGTCAGCACGATCACCTTGTCCTGAATGTCGGCCAGAGCCGCGGCGGTGACTGTCATGGTGTCGGTGCCATGGGTGATGAGGATATGGTGGGCGGGGCAGGCAGCGACCCTGGCGTGGATCAGCTCACGGTCGGCGTCATTCAGTTCCAGACTGTCCTTTTTTATCAGTGACTCGATGGCATAATTGAAACCTACTCGAGCCTGGTCCAGCAATTCGCCGGCCATGGACTCGCCGATCTGATACTCGCTCAATGCATCGAAATACAGTTTGTCGATGGTACCGCCGGTGCTGAAGATCTGTACGAACATGACTTTCTCCCAGGATGATTGCCGCAAGTATGCCGTCTGACACCGCCGAACACAGCCCCGTTACCGCCAAGCCGGAAAAAACCTGGTGGGTGTACATGGTACGAGCCGAGAACGGTCATCTGTATACCGGTATCAGCCTCGACCCTGAGCGCCGGTTGCAGGAACATATCAGCGGTAAGCGCGGGGCGCGGTTCTTCAATCGTAGCCCGGCCAACGCCTTGGTGTGGCGCGAACGCTGCGCGGACAAGTCGGCCGCTCTGCGCCGCGAGCTGGCGGTGAAGGCGCTGCGCAAGGCGGCCAAGGAACGGTTGATTCTCCTGCAGCCGGCGCCAGCGCATGACGAGTGAGTTGCATTGGTGAAGAGTCGATTGACGAGGCAGGAGTGGCTGGCACAGGCTAAGCTGACTCTCAATTGTTGATCGGAGATTGTCATGAGCGAACTGATTCTGCACCACTATCCCCAATCGCCTTTTGCCGAGAAAACCCGGCTGATGTTCGGGCTCAAAGGGCTTTCCTGGCATTCGGTGTTGATTCCGCCGGTCATGCCCAAACCCGATCTGACGGCGCTCACAGGTGGTTATCGGCGCACGCCGGTATTGCAGGTTGGTGCGGATATCTATTGTGACACTGCGCTGATTGCCCGCCGTCTGGAGCGTGAGAAAGCCGTGCCGGCATTGTTCCCCGAAGGTCGCGAGGCGGTAGCCGCGGCGCTGGCGCAATATGGTGATCAGGTGTTGTTCCACAGTTCCATCGCGATCAATTTCCAGCCCGAGGCGGTGGCCGCGCGGTTTGCTGATCTGCCCGAGGAGACGATGAAGAGCTTTGTGCGGGACCGGCGGGCGCTATTTGAAAACGGCAACGTCAAGCGACCGTCGACAGATGAGGCGCTGGCGCAATGGCCGGTATTGATGAGCCGTCTGGAAACGCAGCTGGAGCGTGATGGTGAATTTCTGCTCGGCGAAGAGCCGAGTATTGCCGATCTGGCCTGGTATCACCCGTTATGGTTCATGGCATCCAATGCGGTGGTGGCAGTAATGCTGGAAGACTACCCCATGATCCGCGCCTGGATGGCCCGCATCGCCGACATGGGGCAGGGCGCTTCGGTGAAGATGGAGGCGGCAGAAGCTATCCGTATCGCCCATGACGCAACGCCGGAAACGCTGCCAGAGCATGGCTTCGTCAGCAGTCAGGGATTGACATTGGATCAGTCAGTGACCGTCAGTGCGGTGGATTACGGCTGTGACCCTGTTGCCGGTACCTTGGTGCATGAGGAGTTGGAGGAAATCGTCATCGCCCGTGAAGATGAGCGCGTCGGATTGGTACATGTGCATTTCCCGCGCGTCGGCTTTCGGGTCGATGCTGCCTGATGTCCACCAGCGAAACCATCATTGCCGTCAGCGGGCTGAGCAAGACATATGAGTCGGGATTTCAGGCATTGAAGACAGTTGATCTGGAGATTCGGCGGGGCGAGATTCTCGCTCTGCTGGGCCCCAACGGTGCGGGTAAGACCACGCTGATCAGTATCATCTGCGGCATCGTCAATCCCAGTGGCGGCAAGGTCACGGTGGATGGCTACGATATCGTCGGTGATTATCGGCAGGCGCGCAGCCTGATCGGGCTGGTGCCCCAGGAGCTGACCAATAATTTGTTTGATACCGTCTGGGCGACCGTTAACCTCAGCCGCGGGCTGTTCGGCAAGGCGCCGAATCGGGCCTACCTGGAACAGGTGCTGCGCGATCTGTCGCTGTGGGATAAACGCAACGAGAAGATGATGGCCCTGTCCGGCGGCATGAAGCGCCGGGTGTTGATTGCCAAGGCGCTGGCCCATGAACCGCAGATCCTGTTTCTGGACGAGCCCACCGCCGGGGTCGATGTGGAGTTGCGTCGGGATATGTGGGAAATGGTGCGCACCCTGCGCGACAAGGGTGTCACCATCATCCTGACCACTCACTACATTGAAGAGGCCGAGGAGATGGCCGATCGCATCGGTATCATCAACCGCGGCGAGCTGATGCTGGTGAAAGAAAAGGTGGTGTTGATGCGCCAGCTCGGCAAGCGGCAGTTGATCATCCAGTTGCAGCAGCCGCTGACAGCGCTGCCGGAAGCGGTACAGGGCCGGGCGGTGGAGTTGGCCGACGACGGCTGCATGCTGACGTACACCTTCGATGCGCAGGGTGAACAGACCGGCGTCGGCGACATACTGCGTGCGCTGGCACGTGAGGGTGTCGAGTTCAAGGATGTGAATTCCAGCCAGAGCTCATTGGAAGAGATTTTTGTCGGTCTGGTACATGACAGCAATCGCGACAGGGCGCAAGCATGAATCTGCATGGCATGTGGGCGATCTATTACTCGGAACTGTCACGCATGTGGCGCACCTTGTTCCAGAGCATCGCCTCGCCGGTGATTTCCACTTCGCTGTATTTCATCGTATTCGGCGCGGCGATCGGTGCGCGGATGGAAGAGATCGACGGGGTGAGCTACGGCGCCTTCATCATTCCCGGGCTGATCATGCTGATGTTGCTCAACGAGAGCATTTCCAATGCTTCCTTCGGTATCTACATGCCCAAGTTCACCGGGACCTTGTACGAGGTGCTGTCCGCGCCCGTTTCCCCGCTGGAAATTGTGGTCGGCTACGTGGGCGCTGCGGCCACCAAATCGGTGTTGCTGGGGCTGCTGATCCTGCTTACGGCGCGGTTGTTCGTGGAATACGAGATCGCCCATCCGCTATGGATGCTGTCCTTCCTGATCCTCACGGCTGTCACCTTCAGCCTGTTCGGCTTCATCATCGGCGTGTGGGCCGATGGCTTCGAGAAGTTGCAGATCATACCGATGATGATTGTCATGCCTCTGGCCTTTCTGGGTGGCAGCTTCTACTCGATCAGCATGCTGCCGCCGGTATGGCAGACCGTCACCCTGTTCAATCCCGTGGTCTACCTGATCAGTGGCTTTCGCTGGAGCTTTTACGGTGTGGCTGATGTACATATCGCCACCAGTCTGGCCATGACTTTCGTCTTTCTGGCGGTGTGCCTGGCGCTGGTGTGGTGGATTTTCCGTACCGGTTACAAACTCAAGCCCTGAGCCAGCCCTGGGAAAAGGGTTGAACAGTCTCTGCCCCTGTCGGTCCTTCTAATAAGGGCAACGAGACGCGATGGGGACTTGATTCATGACCGAAGCTGACAGCATTCTGATTCGCACCATAGAGAAAGAGGCAACGCCGCTCACCGGCCAAACGGGTGATTTCGACGCGATTATCGAGGCGGCGCGGGGCAAGTCAGTGGTGATGCTGGGCGAAGCCAGCCACGGCACTCATGAGTTCTACCAGGCGCGGGCGCAGATCACGCGTCGGCTGGTGGAGGAATTGGGGTTCGCCAGCGTGGCAGTGGAAGCAGATTGGCCCGACGCCTATGCGCTCAATCGCTATGTCTGGAACCTGGATCCGGGCAAGCAGGCCGAAGAGGTATTTCACGCTTTCGAGCGTTTTCCGACCTGGATGTGGGCCAACACCGAGGTGTTGGCGTTTATTCGTTGGCTGGCCGAATTCAACGCCGCGCCTCCGCGAGCCGAAGCTGGCTTGCGCCCGGTCGGCTTCTACGGCTTGGATCTGTACAGCATGAGCAGTTCTGCCCATGCGGTAATTGCCTACCTGGATAAACATGATCCGCCCGCGGCAGTACGGGCTCGCGAACGTTACGCTTGTCTGGACCAATATCTCGACGAGCCGCATCTCTACGGTCAGTCCGTGGAATTCGGGCTCAGTGCCTCATGCGAGAGTGCGATTACCGAACAACTGCAGGAAATGCAGACGCGCGCCTTTCGGCGGCTCGAAGGGCTGGGTCTGGTATCTGATGAACAGCGCTTTTGCGCTGAACAGAATGCCCGACTGGTGCGTAATGCCGAGGAATACTACCGGGCGATGTTCCGTGGCCGTCCGAACTCCTGGAACATCCGCGACGGCCATATGTTCGAAACGCTGGAGGCGTTGCGCAGCCATTTGAGTCATCAGCTCGGCGAGCCGGCGGGCGTCGTCGTATGGGCGCACAATTCTCACGTGGGCAACGCTGCTGCCACCGAGATGGGTGCCAGAGGCGAACTCAATATGGGTCAACTGGCCCGGGAAAGATATGGCGACGACGCGTTGCTGGTCGGCTTTTCCACTGCCACCGGCGATGTCACTGCTGCATCGGACTGGGACGTTCCGGGCGAGCGCAAACAGATTCGCCAGCCGCTGGCGGGCAGTTACGAGGCGCTGTTTCACACTGTGGCGCATGAGCGCTTCCTGCTCGATCTGCGTGGCCCCGGCAGTCTGGCCACACAGCTGGCCGAAGCCCGACTGCAGCGGGCAATCGGCGTTATCTACCGGCCGGAGACCGAACGTCACAGCCATTATTACTACAGCCGGCTGGCTGAGCAGTTCGACTTCATGCTGCATTATGACCACACCCGGGCGTTGCAGCCCTTGGCAATGCCCGAGGTTCAGAGTGCGGATATCGCCGAGACCTGGCC
Above is a genomic segment from Halopseudomonas litoralis containing:
- the tldD gene encoding metalloprotease TldD, giving the protein MSNLLTQVESRLLLPSELSPDSLASVLGQLVSAPGVDAADLYFQHQVSESWVLEDGIVKDGSFNVDQGVGVRAQSGEKTGFAYSNDLRLAALTQAAGAARSIARSGQSGAVQAWQRSDNRALYAVENPLDVMPQADKVTLLQRLDAYTRSLDPRITQVSVSLGGVHDTVLVAASDGTWAGDIRPLVRLNISVIIEHNGRRERGSFGGGGRTDYRFFEAEERGMAYAREAVRQATVNLDAIAAPAGSMPVVMGPGWSGVLLHEAVGHGLEGDFNRKGSSAYSGRVGEKVASSLCTIVDDGTLPGRRGSLNVDDEGNRTNCTTLIENGILKGYIQDKLNARLMGVAPTGNGRRESYAHLPMPRMTNTYMLAGESDPEEIIRSVKKGIYCASLGGGQVDITSGKFVFSTSEAYLIEDGKITAPVKGATLIGNGPEVMNLVSMVGHDLELDSGVGTCGKDGQSVPVGVGQPTLKIDQITVGGTGA
- a CDS encoding asparaginase domain-containing protein, with translation MFVQIFSTGGTIDKLYFDALSEYQIGESMAGELLDQARVGFNYAIESLIKKDSLELNDADRELIHARVAACPAHHILITHGTDTMTVTAAALADIQDKVIVLTGAMQPARFRDSDALFNLGLAVGALNLCQPGIYIAMSGKVFPADQVTKNRLAGRFEGV
- a CDS encoding GIY-YIG nuclease family protein; its protein translation is MPSDTAEHSPVTAKPEKTWWVYMVRAENGHLYTGISLDPERRLQEHISGKRGARFFNRSPANALVWRERCADKSAALRRELAVKALRKAAKERLILLQPAPAHDE
- a CDS encoding glutathione S-transferase family protein, which produces MSELILHHYPQSPFAEKTRLMFGLKGLSWHSVLIPPVMPKPDLTALTGGYRRTPVLQVGADIYCDTALIARRLEREKAVPALFPEGREAVAAALAQYGDQVLFHSSIAINFQPEAVAARFADLPEETMKSFVRDRRALFENGNVKRPSTDEALAQWPVLMSRLETQLERDGEFLLGEEPSIADLAWYHPLWFMASNAVVAVMLEDYPMIRAWMARIADMGQGASVKMEAAEAIRIAHDATPETLPEHGFVSSQGLTLDQSVTVSAVDYGCDPVAGTLVHEELEEIVIAREDERVGLVHVHFPRVGFRVDAA
- a CDS encoding ABC transporter ATP-binding protein, whose protein sequence is MSTSETIIAVSGLSKTYESGFQALKTVDLEIRRGEILALLGPNGAGKTTLISIICGIVNPSGGKVTVDGYDIVGDYRQARSLIGLVPQELTNNLFDTVWATVNLSRGLFGKAPNRAYLEQVLRDLSLWDKRNEKMMALSGGMKRRVLIAKALAHEPQILFLDEPTAGVDVELRRDMWEMVRTLRDKGVTIILTTHYIEEAEEMADRIGIINRGELMLVKEKVVLMRQLGKRQLIIQLQQPLTALPEAVQGRAVELADDGCMLTYTFDAQGEQTGVGDILRALAREGVEFKDVNSSQSSLEEIFVGLVHDSNRDRAQA
- a CDS encoding ABC transporter permease — protein: MNLHGMWAIYYSELSRMWRTLFQSIASPVISTSLYFIVFGAAIGARMEEIDGVSYGAFIIPGLIMLMLLNESISNASFGIYMPKFTGTLYEVLSAPVSPLEIVVGYVGAAATKSVLLGLLILLTARLFVEYEIAHPLWMLSFLILTAVTFSLFGFIIGVWADGFEKLQIIPMMIVMPLAFLGGSFYSISMLPPVWQTVTLFNPVVYLISGFRWSFYGVADVHIATSLAMTFVFLAVCLALVWWIFRTGYKLKP
- a CDS encoding erythromycin esterase family protein, producing MTEADSILIRTIEKEATPLTGQTGDFDAIIEAARGKSVVMLGEASHGTHEFYQARAQITRRLVEELGFASVAVEADWPDAYALNRYVWNLDPGKQAEEVFHAFERFPTWMWANTEVLAFIRWLAEFNAAPPRAEAGLRPVGFYGLDLYSMSSSAHAVIAYLDKHDPPAAVRARERYACLDQYLDEPHLYGQSVEFGLSASCESAITEQLQEMQTRAFRRLEGLGLVSDEQRFCAEQNARLVRNAEEYYRAMFRGRPNSWNIRDGHMFETLEALRSHLSHQLGEPAGVVVWAHNSHVGNAAATEMGARGELNMGQLARERYGDDALLVGFSTATGDVTAASDWDVPGERKQIRQPLAGSYEALFHTVAHERFLLDLRGPGSLATQLAEARLQRAIGVIYRPETERHSHYYYSRLAEQFDFMLHYDHTRALQPLAMPEVQSADIAETWPSGL